The following is a genomic window from Helicobacter sp. NHP19-003.
CGCATTGCCCATCATTGAAACCCAAGCTGGCGATGTGTCCGCCTACATCCCCACCAATGTGATCTCCATCACAGACGGGCAGATTTTCTTAGAAACCGACCTTTTCTACTCCGGTATCCGCCCCGCGATCAATGTCGGCTTGTCGGTGTCGCGTGTGGGTGGGGCGGCACAAATTAAAGGCACGAAGCAAGTCGCCGGCACTTTGCGCCTAGACTTGGCACAATATAGAGAGTTGCAAGCCTTCTCGCAATTTGCCAGCGACTTAGATGAGGCCAGCCGCAAACAGCTAGAAAGAGGGCAGCGCATGGTGGAAGTGTTGAAACAACCCCCTTATTCACCTTTACCCATTGAAAAACAAATTGTGATGATCTACACAGGCGTTAAGGGCTTTTTAGACGATGTCCCCGCCAAAAAGGTTGTGGACTTTGAATCCAGCCTTTATCCCTTCTTGGAGTCCAAATACCCCAATATCCTAGAGGACATCCGCATGAAAAAAGCCCTTGACAAGGATTTAGAAGCCATGTTGAAAACGGCCATTGAAGAATTTAAGCTGGGCTTTTCTCTCTAGGGGGGTGCTATGGGCGGCAATTTAAAGGACATTAGAAAGAAAATCGCCAGCGTCAAGAACACGCAAAAAACCACCAGGGCCATGAAGCTCGTCTCCACTTCTAAGCTCAAAAAGACCGAAGAAGTGGCGCGCCGCTCCAAAGTCTTTGCCAATAAATTAAACGAAGTCTTTGCCGACATTTGCGCCAAGATCAAAACGCGGGGGCTTAAGAGCATTGAGAGTCAATATTTCCTAAAGCTCGAACAGTCCGAAGTGAAAAAGATCGACATCATTTTTGTTACGGCGGACAAGGGGCTTTGTGGGGGCTTTAACGCCGCCACAATCAAGGAAGTGGTGCGCTTGATCAGCCACTACACAACCCAAAATGTCAAGGTGCGCCTAAGGGGGATTGGCAAAAAGGGGATCGCCTACTTCACCTACAACGGGATCGATCTTTTAGACAGAGCCACGGATTTGAGCTCATCGCCCGATGCCGACAGAGCGGCGGCCTTTGTTGACAACGCCGTACAAGACTACTTAAATGGGCTGACTGACAGTGTCATCATCGTGCACAATGGCTTTAAAAACATGATCTCTCAAGAAATGAAGGTGCAAACGATCTTGCCATTAGATTTTAGCACCCAAATTGAAGAGGCCAAGAGCGAAAGCGAGGGGATCGTGATTGAGCCAGACAATGATGAGGGCGTGATTTTAGACTCGCTTGCGCGCAAATTCATCCACTTCAACATGTATTACGCCTTGCTAGACTCTCTAGCCGCTGAGCACAGCGCACGCATGCAAGCGATGGACACGGCGACAAACAACGCCGCGGATTTGGTCCGCACGCTCACCATTTCTTATAACAAAGCCCGCCAAGAGGCGATCACCACAGAGCTTGTGGAGATCAACGCCGGTGTGGAAGCGATCAAATAAAGGAGAATTATGGAAGGTAAAATTATTCAGGTCATGGGGCCTGTGGTGGATGTGGATTTCAAAGACTACTTGCCCGCCATTTACGAAGCTTTAGACATACACTACGACTTTGACGGCGAGGAAAAGCACTTGGTGTTGGAAGTCGCCGCCCACTTGGGCGACAATCGTGTGCGCACCATTGCGATGGACATGACAGAGGGCTTAACCAGAGGGCAAAAAGTCGTGGCGCGGGGCAGCATGATTGAAGTGCCCGTGGGCGAGGGGGTTTTGGGGCGCATTTTCAATGTGATCGGCGAGCCCATTGACAACCAGCCCCCCCTAGAGAAGAATACCTTAAAATGGCCCATCCACCGCCACGCACCCGCTTTCGATCAACAAAGCACTAAAACCGAAATGTTTGAAACGGGGATCAAAGTTGTGGATTTGTTAGCCCCTTATTCTAAGGGCGGCAAGGTGGGGCTTTTTGGGGGCGCGGGCGTGGGCAAGACCGTGATCATCATGGAGCTCATCCACAATGTCGCCTACAAGCACAGCGGTTACTCTGTCTTTGCCGGTGTGGGTGAGCGTACCAGAGAGGGCAACGACCTTTATCACGAAATGAAAGAGGGCGGGGTGTTGGATAAAGTTGCCCTGTGCTACGGGCAAATGAACGAGCCCCCGGGGGCAAGGAATCGCATCGCCTTCACAGGGCTAACGATGGCGGAGTATTTTAGGGATGAAAAGGGCTTGGATATTTTGATGTTCATTGACAA
Proteins encoded in this region:
- the atpG gene encoding ATP synthase F1 subunit gamma, translated to MGGNLKDIRKKIASVKNTQKTTRAMKLVSTSKLKKTEEVARRSKVFANKLNEVFADICAKIKTRGLKSIESQYFLKLEQSEVKKIDIIFVTADKGLCGGFNAATIKEVVRLISHYTTQNVKVRLRGIGKKGIAYFTYNGIDLLDRATDLSSSPDADRAAAFVDNAVQDYLNGLTDSVIIVHNGFKNMISQEMKVQTILPLDFSTQIEEAKSESEGIVIEPDNDEGVILDSLARKFIHFNMYYALLDSLAAEHSARMQAMDTATNNAADLVRTLTISYNKARQEAITTELVEINAGVEAIK
- the atpD gene encoding F0F1 ATP synthase subunit beta; amino-acid sequence: MEGKIIQVMGPVVDVDFKDYLPAIYEALDIHYDFDGEEKHLVLEVAAHLGDNRVRTIAMDMTEGLTRGQKVVARGSMIEVPVGEGVLGRIFNVIGEPIDNQPPLEKNTLKWPIHRHAPAFDQQSTKTEMFETGIKVVDLLAPYSKGGKVGLFGGAGVGKTVIIMELIHNVAYKHSGYSVFAGVGERTREGNDLYHEMKEGGVLDKVALCYGQMNEPPGARNRIAFTGLTMAEYFRDEKGLDILMFIDNIFRYAQSGAEMSALLGRIPSAVGYQPTLASEMGKLQERITSTKNGSITSVQAVYVPADDLTDPAPASVFAHLDATTVLNRKIAEKGIYPAVDPLDSTSRILDPQVIGDEHYRVATGTQQILQKYKDLQDIIAILGMDELSEEDKKIVERARKVEKFLSQPFFVAEVFTGSPGKYVTLKETLEGFGGILEGKYDDIPENAFYMVGNIQEVVEKYEKMKTEGKKNAS